The following are encoded in a window of Telmatobacter sp. DSM 110680 genomic DNA:
- a CDS encoding potassium channel family protein yields the protein MRVATLLLGILCLLVVLLDAFQTIILPRRAAGRLRLTRIFYILTWIPWRFVALRIHHPRKRETALSFYGPLSLIFLLVVWACGMVFGFSLIYYALGNPFNDASHQLGYLSGLYVSGTSFFTLGLGDVIPRGEAARALLTIEGGTGFGFLAIVMGYFPVLYGAFSRREVSISLLDARAGSPPTAAELMRRHSFDGAENALASLLSEWERWSAELLESHISYTLLCYFRSQHTNQSWLSALTAILDTSSLLIAGVQGHEARQAQLTFAMARHAVVDLAQVFSIAPKQNMPDRLPRERYERLYQMLCQGGVSVCRDGQSYERLRDLRALYEGYAEALSEHLSMPLPPWIAEQPRKDNWLAVAKVRSQAEAANPLTSESQRVADIIDQHHEF from the coding sequence ATGCGAGTCGCTACGCTGCTGTTGGGCATTCTGTGTTTACTGGTCGTCCTGTTGGATGCCTTCCAGACCATCATCCTGCCGCGCAGGGCTGCGGGTCGTCTGCGCCTTACGCGCATCTTTTATATCCTCACGTGGATTCCGTGGAGATTTGTTGCCCTTAGAATTCACCACCCTCGCAAGCGTGAGACGGCACTCAGCTTTTATGGGCCCCTGTCGCTGATTTTTCTACTCGTCGTGTGGGCCTGCGGCATGGTTTTCGGCTTCTCGCTTATTTATTACGCGCTCGGCAATCCATTCAACGACGCATCGCACCAGCTTGGATACCTGTCTGGCCTTTACGTGAGTGGAACCAGCTTCTTCACGCTTGGCCTTGGCGATGTCATACCCCGCGGCGAGGCAGCGCGCGCGCTGTTGACGATCGAAGGTGGTACCGGGTTCGGCTTTCTCGCCATCGTGATGGGCTACTTCCCCGTGCTCTATGGAGCCTTCTCACGGCGCGAAGTCAGCATCTCTCTGCTGGATGCCCGCGCTGGTTCACCGCCCACGGCAGCGGAACTCATGCGACGACATTCTTTTGATGGAGCGGAAAACGCCCTTGCGAGTCTGCTCTCCGAGTGGGAGCGCTGGTCCGCTGAACTGCTTGAGAGCCACATTTCTTACACGCTCTTATGCTATTTCCGCTCGCAGCATACTAATCAAAGTTGGCTCAGTGCGCTCACCGCCATCCTTGATACTTCATCACTCCTTATCGCTGGAGTGCAGGGACACGAAGCGAGACAGGCGCAATTGACTTTTGCCATGGCACGGCACGCGGTGGTCGATCTGGCACAGGTCTTCTCGATCGCTCCGAAGCAGAACATGCCGGATCGATTGCCGCGGGAACGATATGAGCGGCTCTACCAAATGCTCTGTCAGGGTGGTGTTAGTGTTTGTCGCGACGGACAGTCGTACGAAAGGCTCCGCGACTTGCGCGCTTTGTACGAAGGCTATGCCGAAGCGCTGAGTGAGCATTTATCCATGCCATTGCCGCCATGGATCGCCGAGCAACCGCGTAAGGACAATTGGCTCGCCGTGGCGAAGGTGCGCAGCCAGGCTGAAGCTGCCAACCCTTTGACCTCCGAAAGTCAGAGAGTTGCAGACATCATTGACCAGCATCACGAATTTTAG